The following proteins are encoded in a genomic region of Polynucleobacter paludilacus:
- the purF gene encoding amidophosphoribosyltransferase, which yields MCGIVGTVSHAPVNQLLYDALLLLQHRGQDAAGIATMNGNSFTMHKANGLVRDVFRTRNMRSLVGNAGIGQVRYPTAGSASSEEEAQPFYVSAPYGIILAHNGNLTNAPSLRVEMAYRDRRHINTSSDTEVLLNVLADELQKETNSAALDEGAMFNAITAVTKRVKGSYAVVALIAGYGLLAFRDPFGIRPLCIGRIDTPKGPEWMVASESVALEGLGFTFVRDVNPGEAIYIDLDGNFYSRQCVAEAVLTPCIFEYVYMARPDSTIDGVTVYNVRMRMGDYLAEKIRKETNVKEIDVVMPIPDSSRPAAMQVAKRLGIDYREGFFKNRYIGRTFIMPGQAVRKKSVRQKLNAMRIEFKDKTVLIVDDSIVRGTTSYEIVQMARESGAKKVIFASAAPPVRFPNVYGIDMPTRSELVAYGRTDEEINKLIGADQLIYQSVEDMKQAVRDINPEIKNFEASCFDGNYITGDINESYLDALEAARNTSTAKADRAGDPSDFARSQLHLHLATED from the coding sequence ATGTGCGGCATAGTCGGAACAGTCTCCCATGCACCAGTAAATCAATTACTGTATGACGCTTTGTTGCTATTGCAGCATCGTGGTCAAGACGCTGCAGGCATTGCAACGATGAATGGCAATTCTTTTACGATGCATAAAGCGAATGGCTTAGTGCGCGACGTTTTCAGAACTCGCAATATGCGCAGCCTGGTTGGCAACGCTGGTATTGGTCAGGTTCGATATCCAACAGCGGGTTCAGCCAGCAGCGAAGAAGAAGCGCAGCCCTTTTATGTAAGCGCGCCTTACGGCATTATCTTGGCACATAACGGCAATCTGACCAACGCACCAAGCTTGCGGGTTGAAATGGCCTATCGTGATCGTCGTCATATCAATACCAGCTCTGATACTGAGGTTCTGCTCAACGTATTGGCTGATGAACTTCAAAAAGAAACGAATAGTGCTGCTTTAGACGAAGGCGCCATGTTTAATGCCATCACCGCTGTAACCAAGCGTGTGAAAGGTTCTTATGCTGTTGTTGCTTTAATTGCTGGTTATGGCTTGCTAGCATTTCGTGATCCATTTGGGATTCGACCCTTATGTATTGGCCGCATTGATACCCCCAAAGGCCCAGAGTGGATGGTTGCTTCTGAATCTGTTGCCCTAGAAGGTCTTGGATTTACTTTTGTGCGGGACGTCAATCCAGGCGAAGCAATTTATATTGATCTGGACGGTAATTTCTACTCTAGACAGTGTGTTGCTGAGGCAGTTCTAACGCCTTGCATTTTTGAGTATGTCTATATGGCGCGTCCTGATTCAACGATTGATGGCGTTACGGTTTATAACGTCCGGATGCGAATGGGTGACTACCTAGCAGAGAAGATTCGTAAAGAAACGAATGTCAAGGAAATTGATGTTGTCATGCCGATTCCGGATTCCAGTCGTCCAGCTGCCATGCAAGTGGCTAAGCGTTTGGGAATAGACTATCGCGAAGGCTTCTTTAAGAACCGCTATATCGGTCGCACCTTCATCATGCCAGGTCAGGCGGTACGTAAAAAGTCTGTTCGACAAAAGCTCAATGCCATGCGGATTGAGTTTAAAGACAAAACTGTTTTGATTGTGGATGATTCCATTGTGCGTGGCACCACTTCCTATGAGATTGTTCAAATGGCGCGCGAGTCTGGCGCCAAGAAAGTCATCTTTGCTTCGGCAGCACCGCCAGTCCGTTTTCCCAATGTCTATGGCATTGATATGCCTACCCGAAGCGAGCTCGTTGCTTATGGCCGTACTGATGAAGAGATTAATAAATTGATTGGCGCCGATCAGCTTATTTACCAGAGCGTTGAGGATATGAAACAGGCAGTACGCGATATCAATCCAGAGATTAAAAACTTTGAGGCATCTTGCTTTGATGGTAATTACATCACTGGTGATATCAACGAGTCCTATCTGGATGCGCTAGAAGCGGCGCGCAATACCAGCACCGCGAAGGCAGATCGTGCAGGAGATCCGAGTGACTTTGCCCGCTCACAACTGCACTTACATCTCGCAACCGAAGACTAA